Below is a window of Pseudomonadota bacterium DNA.
ACGTGTCATGGTTGGCGCGACCGGGTGCAAGCGTTCCATACACGAAAAGCCGCTCTGTTTCCTTCGTCACACTCTGGCCTCATTTTCGCCCGACCGGTGCGACGTAATCGCGAGGTATTCTAATGCTTTCACGTTGAGCGCGATGCGGTAATGTTGGCAAAAATCGTAACCGAAAACATCGATGTATCGACTGCCTTGTCTTGCCATTACTTTAATCCTTCGTCCTTTTCAGCAGACCAATACGACAGAAAGTCACGGCCAACCGAATTGGAAAGCCCTTCCAATGTAGCCCCTGAGAGCACCGCCGAGTGGTGGTAAGCCCCAGATCCGTCTTTCGTAACAAAGGCAATTCGAACCTGAAACCAATCGGTGTTGATGCGCGCCTGGGTTACAGGCGTACCATAGAACGTCCCGCTGAAAGTGCGTTCATTCACCATTGTGATAACGAGTTCACTAAAGTAGGCATCGGACTCAGGCGTTGGCCGCAGGTCGACTTTCCAGACGCCGATCAGCTGACTTGCATCCGGTGACTGCATACCATTCATCGGTGCAACACAGCTTGTGAGCAGCGGGAGAATCAAAAAAAACAGTAGGCGCATCTCGCGTTCCCCAAAAGATTGATTAGTTGCTGGCCACCAAAAAGTCGGGCATCCTTCTCCCAAGAGTCCACGCGCACAAGAATAACGTAGCGAGTAGGCGGGCGACGGTTAGCACTAAGTAAACTTATTGAACGCCGTAATGTCGGCGGCAATCTTCAATATCCTCGATGGAATAAGTGATCGTTCGATCGGTTCTGTATTCTTCGCCTGTTTTGTCAAACTTTTTCAACTGAAGCGCTTTTGTCGCGGCTTCCTCAAACACGCCAGCTGGGTGAGACGAAATGACGTCGGCCTCTTTGATGTTGCCATCGACGTCAATCAGAACATCAAAAATGACCACTCCTTCAATGCAATTTTGAAAAGCACTCAGAGGGTAGTATGTTTCTAAGGGATAATAATTATCTCGGCAGCCAAGAATGGCAACACAGCACGCGATCAACACCAAAGGTTTACCAGCAAAATGACGGCCGACAGTGGAAAGCACGGACCGTCTTCGCCGCGACTCAACACGCATTCGAATCAAACCGGAGCGAGTCGCTCTTTGCCTATTCGTCGTGATGGCCATGCGTGGATAATACCGATTCGACATGTCACTGCTCCATTTTCTTATGTCATCAAGCGCTATGCTCAGTTGCGCCGCGCCTCAAAAGAGCTTGAGTCATTGGGCATCGATCGTACAACGTCGCCATTGACTCGACTCAATCCGGCGAGACAGCAATCAATTCATTACGCCCAACTCGGTCCAAGCCACATGATCATTGCGTTATCGATTCTATCTCGATAAGCCAAATCCTTCTTAGTTGCAAAAGGAACCGAGTGGAGTGCATGGCTTGGTTAGACCGCATGGCGCTCGCGCTCACCTGTCTCGCTCAGTTTTACGACTTGTCGGTTATTGTACCAAACACAAGGGACACCGTTATCGCACACGCAACGTAGAGAATTGAAAAAAGAACATCTTCCCAATTTCCTGCATCCGACAGTAAAATCGAACTCGGAATTAGCGCAACAAAGAACCCCACCAATGCAACGTTCCGCCTGGAGTAAACACCAAAATACGACAACGCAAAATAGGCGGGCAATCCAAATACCAGTGTACACACATAGGAAATCGCGATAGCAACAATCGAAATGAACGCCCAAGGCCCAAAACCATACTCAGGAACCGGAAACGCCAAGTAGATTATCGCCACACAGATAGTCACGGGAATCGCCGATGCTAGAGGGGCGACCCCCAGGCCTAAAATAAGACGAGCGACGCGACTACTCATACAGCGGTCCAATTACAATTTCGTTCTCATTCCAAACCGACAACTAAAACGCCGATCAAACACGACTTCATCATGCCCGATCACCTCAGAGTTAACGGCGTATGCGTGGTGGCCAATGCCCAAACGCCACATCGCCAACCAGAGTAAGCGGCCAGTCCTTCTTGAAGCTCGTCGATGGATACCGCGTGCACATTCAAAAGACAACACAACCACTGATCTCAGCCGCCATGAGCACGTTCGCGCGTTGGGCAACCGCCAAATACGTGGGCGCGCCGATGGACCGTAGCGGTGACGTTATATGCTGCAAGCCAAAAATACACTACCGCGTTTTTTCTACCTCAAGGGTTTTGAACCCCTTGCCAAACTCGCAATGAATATACGTAAATCGTCCATTGTCTCGTTTTCTTGGCTCACAACCAATATGGCCATCTATGCTTTGAGTCTTGTTATACTCGTCCAGCATCTTCTTGAAATCTCTCCATTTCTTGGCTTGCATTTTAGTACCAAACTCACTATCAGCAGGCGATACCACTTTATTGATGCCGGCCCCAATCGTTGTGCAGCCCGCCAGAATAAATAGAACGAAAAACAGCATGATTACTTTCAATTCCGCACTCCATTCGCGAGTGGCAATATACCGTCTAGGTTCAGCGTCCGGCTGAAGATTGCAAGTTCTCATACGACAACCTCTCCCACGGAAGATAAACTATCGAACACCGCCAACAAATCGCCCTAGATGTTTGAGGGACAGCATCAATAACATAATCATAGCAATTATCCATAGAGCAAACATGAGCCACCTCATGGGAGCAGCGGAACTCGCCATTAATCCAAATACCCAGGCCTTTATGAAAGAAAAATCCGCCCCCAACAGCACGAGCGGGCCATCAGATAGAATTGGAAGAAGAAAGAACCTCAGAAAAAACAGGGATAGAAGACAAACAAAGAGCGAAACGAATCGCAGTGGCCAAGATAAGCTCCTTGCTAAAATCGCCTCATGTTTCTTGCGGTAGTGGTCTGTAGTCTTTTGACTCACTTAACTTGGCACCCAACGCTTAAAATGAGCAGTCGGCGCGCGAACGGTGCTTTCTAGCGACTTAGCGTTCACCAGCCTGCTCCAACGGTGTGTTTGGCGGCGGGTACGTCACAGCCGCCAAGCGTTCCTCTGCGGCTTTCAATGTTTCCTCCGTCCACACATCTACCACGCTGCCCTCCCTCATGTATTGATCGGTGAAATCTTGGGCAAATGCCAATGGATGATATCGCTGCCCGTTCTTTCCCGTGATCTCTTTGTTTCTGATCCATAGGTCGTTGATTGCAATATGAATCGTATTTGAAAGCCCAAGAGCCGTTGCGACCACATCTCGCCAATCACCCTCGGCAACGTTGAAGACTCTATATAAGTGCAACGCCTGATTTTTCTTAGATTGTTGCGTATCAAGCTCGCCGATGGAGTCTAATATGAAATCCTCGAAAAACAGGTATATAGGCGACTCTTTGTACCTTGGCTCATCGAGCCCTCGAGGTTCCGGTAGCAATTGTTCAAGATCACACATTAAAACCGCCTAACTATTACGATCAACCGCGGCTGATCTTTGCATGACAATCCGACGGCGCCGACCGGTCGGTTACATTGACGGGTTATGCAGCGCCAACGACCCGCTCAATTGCAATAAGAGTGGGTAATTCAAAGAAGCCCACGGCTGGGTTTTTTTGGCGGGTCAGAGCAACCTGAACATATGGTTTAGCACTCGAATCTATTTTTCCTTCGTCCATTAGTTGACTCAAAGCGGTAGCAATAATAGTAACGTCTAGAGTAAACATATCGTATGAATCAGCCATAAACGCCGCGCCGGGATTCTTTAGATCTTGTACTACCTGCTCGTCACTACAGAGCGAATCATTATACTGTTCAAGTTGTCCGGCGAGTATCCAGTTAAAACACTCCGTTAACGGTCTATCCGGACGGTCTAAACGCCAGTTTCGAAACTCATAATACGATTCAGCACCTTCATCGCTTCCAAATGGGGCCATCTCGTCAACACAGTCCCAAAAAAATGGCTCCGTCATCAATTCCCGCGCTCTGGGGTGCGCAAGTTCTGGATTATTGAACGGATCGTGATCGTCTGACTCTGTCATGCCTAACTCGCTATATAACTATTAAAATCAGCCGACACTGATGACAACAAGGGCAAAGCGATACGTTGGCCCACCAGTTGCATTGATTTGTTAGACAGAGCTGCGTAATTCATCGCGAATCTCCATAATTATTCGGCCTAACCAATTTGAACCACTTCCGTCTTTCCCACAACCCCAAAAATAATCCCCTGGAGAGTTTTCTACGATCTCTTCATCTCCAGTCGCCATCAACATTTCTTTCAATGATTTGTGTGTTAGAAACTTCTTCCTCACCGCACGCTTCATTACATCGATGCGAATCTCGTTCCAATCAACTCGAATTGGTTCGGAACGAGATCTGCCCAGACTCGCAGCTTGTTTAGGGCCGTGTGCTCGCCGAATCTTTTCGCGGTATTCCTCATTGTCGAACTTCTGGGCTTGAAAATAATGTTCAACGGTCTCCCACCATAATCCATCACACTCAATACCGTACTTCGAAAAATTAGAGTACTCGTAGTTAGGCTCGTTTTTCGTATAAAAGTAGATAGCCACGGAGAAACTCTGTCTAACTACTAAAATCAGCCGGCGCTGATGACGATAAATGCATTACGACACCCCGTCTCGGCGATTGCATTGATTTGTTATGAAGCATTTACTGGATAC
It encodes the following:
- a CDS encoding energy transducer TonB; its protein translation is MLSTVGRHFAGKPLVLIACCVAILGCRDNYYPLETYYPLSAFQNCIEGVVIFDVLIDVDGNIKEADVISSHPAGVFEEAATKALQLKKFDKTGEEYRTDRTITYSIEDIEDCRRHYGVQ
- a CDS encoding molybdate metabolism regulator; this translates as MTESDDHDPFNNPELAHPRARELMTEPFFWDCVDEMAPFGSDEGAESYYEFRNWRLDRPDRPLTECFNWILAGQLEQYNDSLCSDEQVVQDLKNPGAAFMADSYDMFTLDVTIIATALSQLMDEGKIDSSAKPYVQVALTRQKNPAVGFFELPTLIAIERVVGAA
- a CDS encoding NADAR family protein; the encoded protein is MAIYFYTKNEPNYEYSNFSKYGIECDGLWWETVEHYFQAQKFDNEEYREKIRRAHGPKQAASLGRSRSEPIRVDWNEIRIDVMKRAVRKKFLTHKSLKEMLMATGDEEIVENSPGDYFWGCGKDGSGSNWLGRIIMEIRDELRSSV